One genomic segment of Coffea arabica cultivar ET-39 chromosome 6e, Coffea Arabica ET-39 HiFi, whole genome shotgun sequence includes these proteins:
- the LOC140009296 gene encoding CASP-like protein 5A2, with the protein MMSRPSVHPVDAPSLTNDAAAVMPRVRMKDFQGMGGTLGGLLLRLCQFGFAVVSLCVMATTSDFPSVTAFSYLVAAVSLQSLWSLLLAIADIYALLVRRSFRNPGLVSFFTIGDAITSTLTFAAACASAGITVLIGNDLDKCSMNHCKRFMSATAMAFLSWFAVSPSFFLNFWSLASQ; encoded by the exons ATGATGAGCAGGCCCTCGGTGCACCCGGTGGACGCACCTTCATTGACCAACGATGCAGCTGCCGTGATGCCTAGAGTGAGGATGAAAGACTTTCAAGGCATGGGTGGTACTCTTGGTGGCCTCCTCCTTCGCCTCTGCCAGTTCGGCTTCGCCGTCGTTTCTCTCTGCGTCATGGCCACTACCTCCGATTTCCCCTCCGTCACCGCCTTTAG CTACCTCGTTGCTGCTGTTAGCTTACAAAGTTTGTGGAGCCTGTTGCTGGcaattgctgatatttatgcACTTTTAGTTAGAAGAAGTTTTCGGAATCCTGGACTGGTCAGTTTTTTTACCATTGGCGATGCG ATTACTTCCACTCTTACATTTGCTGCTGCCTGTGCATCTGCTGGTATTACGGTCCTTATTGGCAATGATCTTGATAAATGCAGCATGAATCACTGCAAAAGATTTATGTCTGCTACAGCTATGGCTTTTCTGAGCTGGTTTGCAGTATCTCCgtcatttttcttgaacttttggTCATTGGCTTCCCAGTAG